In bacterium, one DNA window encodes the following:
- a CDS encoding septum formation initiator family protein produces the protein MADRLEKTHRRADGRPWIRRRWWLLAIIATGLLAYLLLGSQASLFHLGELEGEKEQLHQRYNEALETAGHYRELLDRLGADDAFLEKIVRERLGLAAKGERVYVIIDKTGEGEGEK, from the coding sequence ATGGCTGACAGACTGGAAAAAACCCACCGCCGCGCCGACGGCCGACCCTGGATACGGCGGCGTTGGTGGCTTTTAGCCATCATCGCCACTGGGCTATTGGCCTATCTCCTCTTGGGTTCCCAGGCCAGCCTCTTCCATCTGGGGGAGCTCGAGGGGGAGAAGGAGCAGCTTCACCAGCGGTACAACGAGGCCCTGGAGACGGCGGGGCACTACCGGGAGCTTCTGGATCGGCTCGGGGCGGACGACGCGTTCCTGGAGAAAATCGTGCGGGAGCGCCTGGGACTGGCCGCGAAGGGCGAGCGGGTGTACGTCATAATAGACAAGACGGGCGAAGGCGAGGGTGAAAAATGA
- a CDS encoding carbohydrate binding family 9 domain-containing protein codes for MRPLAIIATLLAAAASAVPEIAAVRVEEGPKLDGFLDDPCWTAAQWHEGFVQRDPDPGAPSTEMTRVAFVYDGVTLYIAFDCRDSDPGGLQSHLARRDSGITSDDNVDVYFSPTGDGRLLYYFSTNPAGVKLDQLYTNRAQWASGQWDGHWDVATARTADGWSAEFAVPFANFQFDASAGNDWIFNAGRVVRRKHEETYLAEVPYSANMFYTEYGARLTGIEGVGQSLGLELVPYVKGDYRNYPELAGDDRDQLKPLTGLVLDFDLSRNLNLAATAFPDFAEIDLDPDQYVVGRDQVYLSETRPFFLENSNFFATPYFEMFYSRRIGKRLYGSNGLFEDSDIVGGGRLTGKADRLGYGAFYAHTDEAVTDLAAEPESDWGVARFTYDVTPGGYVGLAGTSRLARGVELLDGTVLPAYDYAAYAADFDLYFGENGEWNVLGMGVADYDSRNPGGTIEDQHAVGLEVNYTGDVVYSSLDYDQFTEGFNLDETGYMWISGLALRHFDYNLRFRFNFGSEAALRSFWISGDADVNRDWDWGPALDEFELELSSMLQSGWLMGVGGGYGHDWLLDPVKPVEYYYGYYWVNTPWSGMFTGNASASYGSLADYTTGAVGDLLSGSLEGTFRPLSALQLSGSVEYYDWTFPKNAADYWGQPVEDYDIVIWLGSLNYLFTRELYLRLFAQGSTQNDLYAFRGLVGWEYLPDSNIYLAYEQWRDDTGGDFRMVNQGVFLKAEYYLQF; via the coding sequence ATGAGACCATTAGCCATCATTGCAACGCTCCTGGCCGCCGCCGCCTCGGCCGTCCCCGAAATCGCGGCGGTGCGGGTGGAAGAGGGGCCGAAGCTCGACGGGTTTTTAGACGACCCCTGTTGGACCGCGGCCCAGTGGCACGAGGGTTTCGTCCAGCGCGACCCCGACCCCGGCGCGCCATCCACGGAGATGACCCGGGTGGCCTTTGTTTACGACGGGGTGACCCTCTACATCGCCTTCGACTGCCGCGACTCCGACCCCGGTGGTTTGCAGAGCCACCTGGCGCGGCGCGACTCAGGCATTACCTCCGACGACAACGTTGACGTCTACTTCTCGCCCACTGGCGACGGGCGGCTTCTGTACTACTTCAGCACCAACCCCGCGGGCGTGAAGCTGGACCAGCTCTACACCAACCGCGCCCAGTGGGCCTCGGGGCAGTGGGACGGGCACTGGGACGTGGCCACGGCGCGGACGGCCGACGGATGGAGCGCCGAGTTCGCCGTGCCCTTCGCCAACTTCCAGTTCGACGCGTCGGCGGGGAACGACTGGATTTTCAACGCCGGCCGCGTCGTCCGCCGAAAACACGAGGAGACCTACCTGGCCGAAGTGCCCTACTCCGCCAATATGTTCTACACGGAGTACGGCGCCCGGCTGACGGGCATCGAGGGGGTGGGCCAGAGCCTGGGCCTGGAGCTCGTCCCCTACGTCAAGGGCGACTACCGGAACTACCCGGAGCTCGCCGGCGACGACCGAGACCAGCTCAAACCATTGACCGGTCTCGTGCTGGACTTCGACTTGAGCCGCAACCTGAACCTGGCGGCCACGGCCTTCCCCGACTTCGCCGAGATAGACCTGGACCCCGACCAGTACGTGGTCGGCCGGGACCAGGTGTACCTCTCCGAGACGCGGCCCTTCTTCCTGGAAAACTCCAACTTCTTCGCCACCCCGTACTTCGAGATGTTCTACTCCAGGCGGATCGGCAAGCGGCTGTACGGCTCCAACGGCCTCTTCGAGGACTCGGACATCGTCGGCGGCGGGCGGCTGACCGGGAAGGCGGACCGTCTGGGCTACGGCGCCTTCTACGCCCACACCGACGAGGCGGTCACCGACCTGGCCGCCGAGCCGGAGAGCGACTGGGGGGTGGCCCGGTTCACCTACGACGTCACACCGGGCGGCTACGTCGGGCTGGCCGGGACGTCCCGCCTGGCCCGCGGCGTGGAGCTGCTCGACGGGACGGTACTGCCGGCTTACGACTACGCGGCCTACGCGGCGGACTTCGACCTCTACTTCGGCGAGAACGGGGAGTGGAACGTGCTGGGCATGGGGGTGGCGGACTACGACAGCCGCAACCCCGGGGGGACGATCGAGGACCAGCACGCCGTCGGCCTCGAAGTGAATTACACCGGCGACGTGGTGTACTCCAGCCTGGACTACGACCAGTTCACGGAAGGCTTCAACCTGGACGAGACCGGCTACATGTGGATCAGTGGGCTGGCGCTGCGCCACTTCGACTACAATCTGCGGTTCCGTTTCAACTTCGGCTCCGAGGCGGCGCTCCGGAGCTTCTGGATCTCGGGCGACGCCGATGTCAACCGCGACTGGGACTGGGGGCCGGCGTTGGACGAGTTCGAGCTCGAGCTCTCCAGCATGCTCCAGAGCGGCTGGCTCATGGGTGTGGGCGGGGGTTACGGCCACGACTGGCTCCTGGACCCAGTCAAACCCGTGGAGTACTACTACGGCTATTACTGGGTCAACACGCCGTGGTCCGGGATGTTCACCGGCAACGCCTCCGCCTCCTACGGCAGCCTGGCCGATTACACCACCGGCGCCGTGGGCGACCTCTTATCGGGCAGCCTGGAGGGCACGTTCCGTCCGCTCTCCGCCCTCCAACTGTCCGGCAGCGTCGAGTACTACGACTGGACTTTCCCGAAAAACGCCGCCGACTACTGGGGGCAGCCGGTCGAGGACTACGACATCGTAATCTGGCTGGGGTCGCTGAACTACCTCTTCACCCGGGAGCTGTACCTGCGGCTCTTCGCCCAGGGCTCGACCCAGAACGACCTGTACGCCTTCCGCGGGCTGGTGGGTTGGGAATACCTGCCCGACTCGAACATCTACCTGGCCTACGAGCAGTGGCGCGACGATACCGGGGGAGACTTCCGGATGGTCAATCAGGGGGTCTTTCTCAAGGCCGAGTATTACCTGCAGTTCTGA
- a CDS encoding MATE family efflux transporter, whose amino-acid sequence MASILMNFANIVDRMFIGVLGRDPVTAVGFSGSLIWLGFALVELVTAGVVAIVARHWGAGEQDEAGASGHRGLWIGCGIAIILVVVMEFLAPALMRLYDPTPEQYTVGVGYLRFFAPGFGALVCAFTIHSIFVGSGDTRTGMYAFVAVNVLNVFLNWLLIFGHWGFPKMGVNGAALASSISSFVGLGVILFAYRFHWSNLSLVGFFRHPPAWREQKRFFKIGLPAMGQSVTRPLTGVIMIALASSLKTYLPDGRVVNLVATAFTIGMSTLIFGQFLSDGLMAAPAPLVGQFLGRGVPLRAREAAQKTAVFGLMIGCFLATLYIVFGRELARVFLQSDSTPVPVAAAAQRLAAFVKANGPGLPWRVIGLLKAGVFKVVRPVLDSLANRHVLDMAYHYLIFIGLGGIFGSLAGTFGGGFRGAGDTAPPMWAAILANWAVKVPLALLMIHVFHFHDYAVWSAVMLSQIFEGIFVALWFRRGRWMTKKV is encoded by the coding sequence ATGGCCAGCATCCTGATGAACTTCGCCAACATCGTGGACCGGATGTTCATCGGGGTGCTGGGGCGCGACCCGGTGACCGCCGTGGGCTTCTCCGGGAGCCTCATCTGGCTCGGCTTCGCCCTGGTGGAGCTGGTGACGGCGGGGGTGGTGGCCATCGTGGCGCGCCACTGGGGGGCGGGCGAGCAAGACGAGGCCGGCGCCTCCGGTCACCGCGGCCTATGGATCGGATGCGGCATCGCCATCATCCTCGTGGTGGTGATGGAGTTCCTGGCTCCCGCCCTGATGCGGCTTTACGACCCCACGCCGGAGCAGTACACCGTCGGGGTGGGTTACCTGCGCTTCTTCGCCCCGGGGTTCGGCGCCCTGGTCTGCGCCTTCACCATCCACTCGATCTTCGTCGGTTCCGGGGACACGCGCACCGGGATGTACGCCTTCGTCGCGGTGAACGTCCTCAACGTCTTTTTGAACTGGCTCCTGATCTTCGGCCACTGGGGCTTCCCCAAGATGGGCGTGAACGGCGCGGCTCTGGCCTCCAGCATCTCCTCCTTCGTCGGGTTGGGCGTCATCCTCTTCGCGTACCGTTTCCACTGGTCCAACCTTTCGCTCGTGGGCTTCTTCCGGCACCCGCCGGCCTGGCGCGAGCAGAAGCGCTTCTTCAAGATCGGCCTGCCCGCCATGGGCCAGTCCGTCACCCGGCCGCTCACCGGCGTTATCATGATCGCCTTGGCGTCGAGCCTCAAGACGTACCTCCCCGACGGGCGGGTGGTGAATCTGGTGGCCACCGCCTTCACCATCGGGATGTCCACGCTCATCTTCGGGCAGTTCTTGTCCGACGGGCTGATGGCGGCGCCGGCTCCGCTGGTCGGCCAGTTCCTCGGTCGCGGAGTGCCGCTGCGGGCCAGGGAGGCGGCCCAGAAGACCGCTGTCTTCGGCTTGATGATCGGCTGTTTCCTGGCCACGCTTTACATCGTCTTCGGTCGTGAGCTGGCGCGGGTTTTTCTCCAGAGCGACTCGACGCCGGTGCCGGTGGCCGCGGCGGCGCAACGGCTGGCCGCATTCGTCAAGGCGAACGGCCCCGGCCTCCCCTGGCGGGTGATCGGGCTCCTCAAGGCCGGCGTCTTCAAGGTGGTCCGGCCCGTCCTGGACTCGCTGGCCAACCGGCACGTGCTGGACATGGCCTACCACTATTTGATCTTCATCGGTCTGGGCGGCATCTTCGGTTCCCTGGCCGGGACCTTCGGCGGGGGGTTCCGGGGGGCCGGGGACACCGCCCCGCCCATGTGGGCCGCGATTCTGGCAAACTGGGCGGTCAAGGTGCCCCTCGCCCTGCTCATGATTCACGTCTTCCACTTCCACGACTACGCCGTCTGGTCGGCGGTGATGCTGAGCCAGATCTTTGAGGGTATCTTCGTGGCGCTCTGGTTCCGCCGGGGTCGCTGGATGACCAAGAAGGTGTAG
- a CDS encoding metalloregulator ArsR/SmtB family transcription factor — MPPEPNPSEVFRILGARRRLAIIRILRHHGPAGANKIAEILGITPAAASQHLKALRQAGLVLAERHGFHIPYSLNEETLHECCCEISQACGMHHPNLPDPPENDLEALLSYKEGLERKLRLIKERIEDLLRED; from the coding sequence ATGCCGCCCGAACCGAATCCCAGCGAGGTCTTCCGCATCCTCGGCGCCCGGCGCAGGCTGGCCATCATCCGCATCCTCCGCCACCACGGGCCCGCCGGGGCCAACAAAATCGCGGAGATTCTGGGCATCACCCCCGCGGCGGCCTCCCAGCATCTCAAGGCCCTGCGGCAGGCGGGGCTGGTCCTGGCCGAGCGCCACGGCTTCCACATCCCTTACAGCCTCAACGAGGAAACCCTGCACGAGTGCTGTTGTGAAATAAGCCAGGCCTGCGGGATGCACCACCCCAATTTGCCCGACCCGCCGGAGAACGACCTGGAGGCGCTCCTCTCTTACAAGGAGGGGCTGGAGAGGAAGCTGCGGCTCATCAAGGAGAGGATCGAGGATCTGCTACGGGAGGATTGA
- a CDS encoding proline--tRNA ligase (catalyzes the formation of prolyl-tRNA(Pro) from proline and tRNA(Pro)), producing MSKDKQKVTIEAISDIHEDFSAWYTDVVRQAKLADYTTLKGCMVIRPYGYAMWENMQAYLDARIKATGHVNAYFPLFIPESLLAKEAEHVEGFAPEVAWVTHGGDKELEERVAVRPTSEAIICSIYSKWIQSYRDLPLLINQWANVVRWEKVTRLFLRTTEFLWQEGHTCHRTETEAINEALKMLEVYERFYTEDLAVPVLKGLKSQSEKFAGARDTFCVEALMQDGRALQVGTTHDLGQHFAKVFDITFLDEDE from the coding sequence ATGTCCAAGGACAAGCAAAAAGTTACCATCGAGGCCATCAGCGACATCCACGAGGATTTCTCGGCCTGGTATACCGACGTGGTCCGCCAGGCCAAGCTGGCCGACTACACCACCCTCAAGGGCTGCATGGTCATCCGCCCCTACGGGTACGCCATGTGGGAAAACATGCAGGCCTACCTGGACGCCCGGATCAAGGCCACGGGCCACGTCAACGCCTACTTCCCCCTGTTCATCCCGGAGAGCCTCCTGGCGAAGGAGGCCGAGCACGTGGAAGGCTTCGCCCCCGAGGTGGCCTGGGTGACCCACGGCGGCGACAAGGAGCTCGAGGAGCGGGTCGCCGTCCGCCCCACCTCCGAGGCCATCATCTGTTCCATCTACTCCAAGTGGATTCAGAGCTACCGCGACCTGCCGCTGTTGATAAACCAGTGGGCCAACGTGGTGCGCTGGGAAAAGGTGACGCGCCTCTTCTTGCGGACCACCGAGTTCCTCTGGCAGGAGGGGCACACCTGCCATCGCACCGAGACCGAGGCGATCAACGAGGCGTTGAAGATGCTGGAGGTCTACGAGCGGTTCTACACCGAGGACCTGGCGGTGCCGGTGCTGAAGGGGCTCAAGTCGCAGTCGGAGAAGTTCGCCGGGGCGCGGGACACCTTCTGCGTCGAGGCGCTGATGCAGGACGGCCGCGCCCTGCAGGTCGGGACGACCCACGACCTGGGCCAGCACTTCGCGAAGGTCTTCGACATCACCTTCCTGGACGAGGACGAG
- a CDS encoding S9 family peptidase produces the protein MRRTSFSELRPRRTELRSGRTVVLTLLLILALTAAAGLPRLIPREVLFGNPEKFSPRLSPDGTQMTYIAPSEGVLNVWLKTVGADDDRPLTRDAGQGISSHYWAKNGEYVLYLQDFDGDENYHVYRVSVATGEVTDLTPFEGVRCQISHITYDRPDEVVLSMNRRNPEVFDYYTLNVVTGETTLLQENPGDVLYYDLDWNLQPRAYSKPTPEGGEDFYVRRTADSEWERIFTWEYGDTDSFSISITPDNRGLYLADSRGSNTLRLVELDLATGGTKVLAEDPDYDIHYGHGDSSFLFDPVTHELEAVAFYRDRLEWEPLSEDVRGDIEFLNAAFDADYYFSDRSRDDRTWLVTAYFDDRSSAAYVYHRDGRSLEKMFDIRSDINDYTLAPMIPITYAARDGVDIHGYLTLPPGVLPRDLPLVLDVHGGPWARDMWGFQGEVQWLANRGYAVLQVNYRGSSGFGKAFLHLGDKEWGGKMQDDLTDAVEWAVGLGLADPEMVAVYGWSYGGYAALAGATFTPDLYACAVSGLGPANLVTFIETVPPYWRVGQENFFRRVGNPKTEPEFLESRSPINFVDRIKIPMFLIYGAHDPRVKLTEGEQISAALEAAGISFEYVVYPDEGHGLARPENRLDAYRRVERFLADNLGGRFEE, from the coding sequence ATGAGGCGAACGAGCTTTAGCGAACTACGCCCCCGGCGAACCGAGCTACGCTCCGGGCGAACCGTTGTCCTCACACTCCTCTTGATTCTCGCGCTCACCGCCGCCGCAGGCCTGCCCCGCCTGATTCCCCGCGAAGTCCTCTTCGGCAACCCGGAAAAGTTCTCGCCCAGGCTCTCGCCCGACGGGACACAGATGACCTACATCGCCCCCTCTGAGGGGGTGCTGAACGTCTGGTTGAAAACCGTGGGCGCCGACGACGACCGCCCCCTCACCCGGGACGCGGGGCAGGGGATTTCCAGCCATTACTGGGCCAAGAACGGCGAGTACGTCCTCTACCTCCAGGACTTCGACGGCGACGAGAACTACCACGTCTACCGGGTGAGCGTCGCCACCGGGGAGGTGACGGACCTCACCCCCTTCGAGGGCGTGCGCTGCCAGATTTCCCACATCACCTACGACCGCCCCGACGAGGTGGTCCTCTCCATGAACCGGCGCAACCCCGAGGTCTTCGACTACTACACCCTGAACGTGGTCACCGGGGAAACCACCCTGCTGCAGGAAAATCCCGGCGACGTGCTGTACTACGACCTCGATTGGAACCTGCAGCCCCGGGCGTATTCCAAGCCCACCCCCGAAGGCGGCGAGGACTTCTACGTCCGTCGGACCGCGGATTCCGAATGGGAGCGCATCTTCACCTGGGAATACGGGGACACGGATTCATTCTCCATCAGCATCACCCCGGACAACCGCGGGCTCTACCTGGCCGATTCCCGGGGCTCGAACACGCTGCGCCTCGTGGAGCTGGACCTCGCCACGGGCGGGACGAAGGTCCTCGCCGAGGACCCCGACTACGACATCCACTACGGCCACGGCGATTCGAGCTTCCTCTTCGACCCCGTGACCCACGAGCTGGAGGCAGTGGCCTTCTACCGCGACAGGCTGGAATGGGAGCCGCTGTCGGAGGACGTCCGGGGGGACATCGAGTTTCTCAACGCCGCCTTCGACGCCGATTACTACTTCTCCGACCGCTCCCGCGACGACCGGACGTGGCTCGTGACGGCGTATTTCGACGACCGCTCCTCGGCGGCCTACGTCTACCACCGCGACGGGCGAAGCCTCGAGAAGATGTTCGACATCCGGTCCGATATCAACGACTACACCCTGGCCCCGATGATCCCCATCACCTACGCGGCCCGTGACGGGGTGGACATCCACGGGTACCTGACCCTGCCGCCCGGGGTTCTGCCCCGGGACCTGCCACTGGTCCTCGACGTGCACGGCGGCCCCTGGGCCCGGGACATGTGGGGCTTCCAGGGCGAGGTCCAGTGGCTGGCCAACCGCGGCTACGCCGTGCTGCAGGTGAACTACCGCGGGAGTTCCGGCTTCGGCAAGGCGTTCCTGCACCTGGGCGACAAGGAGTGGGGCGGCAAAATGCAGGACGACCTCACCGACGCGGTGGAGTGGGCCGTGGGGCTTGGGCTCGCCGACCCGGAAATGGTCGCCGTCTACGGCTGGAGCTATGGCGGCTACGCGGCACTCGCGGGGGCGACCTTCACCCCGGACCTCTACGCCTGCGCCGTGTCGGGCCTCGGTCCGGCGAACCTGGTGACGTTCATCGAGACGGTGCCGCCTTACTGGCGCGTGGGCCAGGAGAACTTCTTCCGGCGCGTGGGCAACCCGAAAACCGAGCCGGAGTTCCTCGAAAGCCGCAGCCCGATCAACTTCGTGGACCGGATAAAGATACCGATGTTTTTGATTTACGGCGCCCACGACCCGCGGGTGAAGCTCACCGAGGGAGAGCAGATTTCGGCGGCCCTGGAGGCGGCCGGGATTTCATTCGAGTACGTCGTCTACCCCGACGAGGGTCACGGTCTGGCCCGGCCGGAGAACCGCCTGGACGCCTACCGTCGCGTCGAGCGCTTCCTCGCCGACAACCTGGGCGGTCGCTTCGAAGAATAA
- a CDS encoding DUF2007 domain-containing protein: METVFVAVDPEFIGRQLKIEEDPLGRIARRLSGLKLAFIRSAALAEHLEKLNEPDALAYYRSRTGEVRPARVNPDDFPDRLSAMLAGAAAAAGAPFVLTDNQELTHLPYRGGRFVDEWDLADALGEGDASEPLPAGQNTESVYKCADEIQCNMLVSLLEDESIPCLVKSQEVTSLDGLLATGAGFWADLHVFGGDADRARRLIGEFLAARTEE; this comes from the coding sequence ATGGAAACCGTCTTCGTCGCGGTGGACCCCGAGTTCATCGGACGCCAGTTGAAAATCGAGGAAGACCCCCTGGGGCGGATCGCCCGTCGGCTGTCCGGGTTAAAGCTCGCCTTCATCCGCAGCGCGGCCCTCGCCGAGCACCTGGAGAAGCTGAACGAGCCCGACGCCCTGGCGTACTACCGGAGCCGGACCGGGGAGGTCCGCCCGGCCCGGGTGAATCCCGACGACTTCCCGGACCGGCTCTCGGCGATGCTGGCCGGGGCCGCCGCGGCCGCCGGGGCGCCCTTCGTCCTCACCGACAACCAGGAGTTGACCCACCTGCCGTACCGCGGCGGGCGGTTCGTGGACGAGTGGGACCTCGCGGACGCCCTCGGCGAGGGCGATGCCTCCGAGCCGCTGCCGGCGGGACAGAATACCGAGTCCGTGTACAAGTGCGCCGACGAGATCCAGTGCAACATGCTCGTCAGTCTTCTGGAGGACGAGTCCATCCCCTGCCTGGTCAAAAGCCAGGAGGTGACGTCCCTGGACGGCCTGTTGGCCACGGGGGCCGGTTTCTGGGCCGACCTCCACGTCTTCGGCGGGGACGCCGACCGGGCCAGGCGGCTCATCGGGGAGTTCCTCGCCGCCCGGACGGAGGAGTGA